One region of Rhodocyclaceae bacterium genomic DNA includes:
- a CDS encoding ATP synthase subunit I, protein MSVPSGFVAIVGLQAALVLVAAISMGVFIDAPAGWSTLAGGAACWLPSALFAWRLSLALRYRPDQVAAVFFIGEFAKMLFTVLILFAMARVVDTIFWPGAVLGVIVAVKANWLALLLRR, encoded by the coding sequence ATGTCTGTGCCATCCGGTTTCGTCGCGATCGTCGGTCTGCAGGCAGCGCTGGTGCTCGTTGCCGCCATCTCCATGGGTGTCTTCATCGACGCCCCTGCGGGCTGGTCGACGCTGGCGGGCGGTGCAGCATGCTGGCTGCCGAGCGCGCTGTTCGCGTGGCGGCTTTCGCTGGCGTTGCGCTACCGACCCGACCAGGTTGCTGCCGTGTTCTTCATCGGCGAGTTTGCAAAGATGCTGTTCACCGTGCTGATCCTGTTTGCGATGGCACGGGTGGTCGACACGATATTCTGGCCGGGCGCAGTGCTCGGCGTGATCGTCGCGGTGAAAGCGAACTGGCTGGCGCTGCTGCTGCGCCGCTGA
- a CDS encoding amidohydrolase family protein has protein sequence MTLYQDEPAKFRAPAGACDAHFHVFGPANQYPYGDDLRYAPPLAPLEDFLAHATANGFERFVFVQPSAYGRDNTCMLDAMARMSLPCRGIVDVDESISEAELDRLHALGVRGVRLNVRPIKPFEAGFTQTLLPRIEQLDAKLADRGWQIDFLTPGWCTYELLPTLRQLRCQHTVAHMGLFLGKDGPQQEGFKAFLDLLRNGPGRCWVKLTGVYRMSEVPGFTDADPIAQALIAAAPDRIIWGSDYPHLSFADKVGSNQLFNLLLRWAPDEATRHRILVDNPKALFGF, from the coding sequence ATGACCCTTTACCAAGACGAGCCGGCCAAGTTCCGCGCGCCCGCCGGCGCCTGCGACGCCCATTTCCATGTGTTCGGTCCGGCGAACCAGTATCCGTACGGCGACGATCTTCGCTATGCGCCGCCACTCGCCCCGCTCGAGGACTTCCTCGCGCACGCGACGGCCAACGGCTTCGAGCGCTTCGTGTTCGTGCAGCCCAGCGCCTACGGCCGGGACAACACCTGCATGCTCGATGCGATGGCACGCATGTCCCTGCCCTGCCGCGGCATCGTCGATGTCGACGAGTCGATCTCCGAGGCCGAGCTCGACCGGCTGCATGCGCTGGGCGTGCGCGGGGTGCGCCTCAACGTACGCCCGATCAAGCCGTTCGAGGCCGGGTTCACGCAGACGCTGCTGCCGCGCATCGAGCAGCTCGATGCGAAGCTCGCCGACCGGGGCTGGCAGATCGACTTTCTCACGCCGGGCTGGTGCACCTACGAGCTGCTGCCCACGCTGCGCCAGCTGCGCTGCCAGCACACGGTCGCGCACATGGGGCTGTTCCTCGGCAAGGACGGCCCGCAGCAGGAAGGCTTCAAGGCCTTCCTCGACCTGTTGCGCAATGGGCCCGGCCGCTGCTGGGTCAAGCTCACCGGGGTCTACCGGATGTCGGAAGTGCCAGGCTTCACCGATGCCGATCCGATCGCCCAGGCACTGATTGCCGCCGCTCCCGACCGGATCATCTGGGGTAGCGACTATCCACACCTGTCGTTCGCGGACAAGGTCGGCAGCAACCAGCTGTTCAACCTGTTGCTGCGCTGGGCGCCGGATGAAGCAACCCGGCACCGGATCCTCGTCGATAACCCGAAGGCGCTGTTCGGGTTCTGA
- a CDS encoding F0F1 ATP synthase subunit alpha, with protein MQLNPSEISELIKSRIQNLGVDSEVRNQGTIVSVADGICRVHGLSNVMQGEMLEFPNNTFGLALNLERDSVGAVILGEYQHLSEGDTVKTTGRILEVPVGPELIGRVVDALGNPIDGKGPINAKMTDVIEKVAPGVIDRRSVSQPVQTGLKSIDAMVPVGRGQRELIIGDRQTGKTAVAVDTIINQKGKDLFCVYVAIGQKASTVANVVRKLEEYGAMAYTIVVAASASESPAMQYISAYSGCTMGEYFRDRGQDALIVYDDLTKQAVAYRQISLLLRRPPGREAYPGDVFYLHSRLLERAARVNEDYVEAFTKGEVKGKTGSLTALPIIETQAGDVSAFVPTNVISITDGQIFLETDLFNAGIRPAINAGVSVSRVGGAAQTKVIKKLGGGVRLSLAQYRELAAFAQFASDLDDATRRQLERGRLVTELMKQAQYQPLQVWEMALTLFAVNNNFYDDVDVKKALSFERALRDFVKTKYAALAESIESSKDLSKDDEAKLTAAIQDFKKTGSY; from the coding sequence ATGCAATTGAACCCGTCCGAGATCAGCGAGCTGATCAAGAGCCGAATCCAGAATCTGGGCGTCGACTCGGAGGTGCGCAACCAGGGCACCATCGTGTCGGTCGCCGACGGCATCTGCCGCGTGCACGGCCTGTCCAACGTGATGCAGGGCGAGATGCTCGAGTTCCCGAACAACACGTTCGGCCTCGCGCTCAACCTCGAGCGTGATTCCGTCGGCGCGGTGATTCTGGGCGAGTACCAGCACCTGTCCGAAGGCGACACCGTCAAGACCACCGGCCGCATCCTGGAAGTGCCGGTCGGCCCTGAGCTCATCGGCCGCGTGGTCGACGCGCTGGGCAATCCGATCGACGGCAAGGGCCCGATCAACGCGAAGATGACCGACGTCATCGAGAAGGTCGCTCCGGGCGTGATCGACCGCCGCTCGGTGTCGCAGCCGGTGCAGACCGGCCTGAAGTCGATCGACGCGATGGTGCCGGTCGGACGCGGCCAGCGTGAGCTGATCATCGGCGACCGCCAGACCGGCAAGACTGCGGTGGCCGTCGACACGATCATCAACCAGAAGGGCAAGGATCTCTTCTGCGTGTATGTCGCGATCGGCCAGAAGGCCTCGACCGTCGCCAACGTCGTGCGCAAGCTCGAAGAGTACGGCGCGATGGCCTACACGATCGTCGTCGCCGCCTCGGCCTCCGAGTCGCCGGCGATGCAGTACATCTCGGCGTACTCCGGTTGCACGATGGGCGAGTACTTCCGTGACCGCGGCCAGGACGCGCTGATCGTCTACGACGACCTGACCAAACAGGCCGTCGCCTATCGCCAGATCTCGCTGCTGCTGCGCCGCCCGCCGGGCCGCGAAGCGTACCCCGGCGACGTGTTCTATCTGCACAGCCGCCTGCTCGAGCGTGCGGCGCGCGTGAACGAAGACTATGTCGAGGCGTTCACCAAGGGCGAAGTGAAAGGCAAGACCGGTTCGCTGACCGCCCTGCCGATCATCGAGACCCAGGCCGGCGACGTGTCGGCATTCGTGCCGACCAACGTGATCTCGATCACCGACGGCCAGATCTTCCTCGAGACCGACCTGTTCAACGCCGGTATCCGTCCCGCGATCAATGCCGGCGTGTCGGTGTCGCGCGTCGGTGGCGCGGCACAGACCAAGGTCATCAAGAAGCTCGGCGGCGGTGTTCGCCTGTCGCTCGCGCAGTACCGCGAGCTGGCGGCGTTCGCGCAGTTCGCCTCCGACCTCGACGACGCGACGCGCCGCCAACTCGAGCGTGGCCGCCTGGTCACCGAACTGATGAAGCAGGCCCAGTACCAGCCGCTGCAGGTCTGGGAGATGGCGCTGACGCTGTTCGCGGTCAACAACAACTTCTACGACGACGTCGACGTGAAGAAGGCGCTGTCGTTCGAGCGTGCGCTGCGCGACTTCGTCAAGACCAAGTACGCGGCCCTGGCCGAGTCGATCGAGTCGAGCAAGGACCTGTCGAAGGACGACGAGGCCAAGCTGACCGCGGCCATCCAGGACTTCAAGAAGACCGGCAGCTACTGA
- a CDS encoding F0F1 ATP synthase subunit B, producing MSINATLFIQLIVFFIGAMITMKFIWPPLIGALEERQKKIADGLAAGERGKQDLLAAEKRAQEADRAARDRAQEILAQSEKRAAAVIEEAKVAAKAEADRISAAAKAEVEQEVQRARQALREQVAALAVAGAERILKREVDASAHAAMLNDLKQAL from the coding sequence ATGAGTATCAACGCTACGCTGTTCATACAGCTGATCGTCTTCTTCATCGGTGCGATGATCACCATGAAGTTCATCTGGCCGCCGCTGATCGGTGCGCTGGAAGAGCGCCAGAAGAAGATTGCCGACGGCCTCGCCGCCGGCGAGCGCGGCAAGCAGGACCTGCTCGCCGCCGAAAAGCGCGCCCAGGAAGCCGATCGTGCCGCTCGCGACCGCGCCCAGGAAATCCTGGCGCAGAGCGAGAAGCGCGCCGCTGCCGTGATCGAGGAAGCGAAGGTTGCGGCGAAGGCCGAAGCCGACCGCATCTCGGCCGCCGCCAAGGCCGAAGTCGAACAGGAAGTCCAGCGTGCCCGCCAGGCCCTGCGCGAGCAGGTTGCTGCCCTCGCGGTGGCTGGTGCCGAGCGCATCCTCAAGCGTGAAGTCGACGCCAGCGCCCATGCGGCGATGCTGAACGACCTCAAGCAGGCACTCTGA
- the atpD gene encoding F0F1 ATP synthase subunit beta, translating to MSNGTVVQCIGPVVDIQFPRDSMPAIYDALILEDSDNASFAEKGLTFEVQQQLGDGIVRAIAMGSSDGLRRGMQVRGTGKGISVPVGTATLGRIMDVLGRPIDQAGDIATEERRAIHQPAPKFDELSPSVELLPTGIKVIDLICPFAKGGKIGLFGGAGVGKTVNMMELINNIAKSYGGYSVFAGVGERTREGNDFYHEMEESKVLDKVAMVFGQMNEPPGNRLRVALTGLTMAEKFRDEGRDILFFVDNIYRYTLAGTEVSALLGRMPSAVGYQPTLAEEMGRLQERIVSTKVGSITSIQAVYVPADDLTDPSPATTFAHLDATVVLSRDIASLGIYPAVDPLDSTSRQLDPNVIGEEHYNVTRAVQQTLQRYKELRDIIAILGMDELSPEDKLAVSRARKIQRFLSQPFNVAEVFTGSPGKIVALKDTIKGFKMIVDGECDALPEQAFYMVGTIEEAFEKAKTLQ from the coding sequence ATGAGCAACGGAACCGTCGTTCAGTGCATCGGACCCGTGGTCGACATTCAATTCCCGCGCGACTCGATGCCCGCCATCTATGACGCGCTGATCCTCGAGGACAGCGACAACGCCAGCTTCGCCGAGAAGGGGCTCACCTTCGAAGTGCAGCAGCAGCTCGGCGACGGCATCGTGCGCGCCATCGCGATGGGCTCCTCCGACGGCCTGCGCCGCGGCATGCAGGTGCGCGGCACCGGCAAGGGCATCTCGGTGCCGGTCGGTACCGCCACCCTCGGCCGCATCATGGACGTGCTCGGCCGTCCGATCGACCAGGCCGGCGACATCGCCACCGAAGAGCGCCGTGCCATCCACCAGCCGGCGCCGAAGTTCGACGAGCTGTCGCCGTCGGTCGAACTGCTGCCCACCGGCATCAAGGTGATCGACCTGATCTGCCCGTTCGCCAAGGGCGGCAAGATCGGCCTGTTCGGCGGCGCCGGCGTCGGCAAGACCGTGAACATGATGGAACTGATCAACAACATCGCGAAGAGCTACGGCGGCTACTCGGTGTTTGCCGGCGTCGGCGAGCGCACCCGCGAGGGCAACGACTTCTACCACGAGATGGAAGAGTCGAAGGTGCTCGACAAGGTCGCGATGGTGTTCGGCCAGATGAACGAGCCGCCGGGCAACCGCCTGCGCGTGGCGCTGACCGGCCTGACGATGGCCGAGAAGTTCCGCGACGAAGGCCGTGACATCCTGTTCTTCGTCGACAACATCTACCGCTACACCCTGGCCGGTACCGAAGTATCGGCACTGCTGGGCCGGATGCCGTCGGCGGTGGGTTACCAGCCGACGCTGGCCGAAGAGATGGGCCGCCTGCAGGAGCGTATCGTCTCCACCAAGGTCGGCTCGATCACCTCGATCCAGGCCGTGTACGTTCCCGCAGACGACCTGACCGATCCGTCGCCGGCGACCACCTTCGCCCACCTCGACGCTACCGTCGTGCTGTCGCGCGACATCGCCTCGCTGGGCATCTACCCGGCGGTCGACCCGCTCGACTCGACCTCGCGCCAGCTGGACCCGAACGTGATCGGCGAAGAGCACTACAACGTGACGCGCGCGGTGCAGCAGACCCTGCAGCGCTACAAGGAACTGCGCGACATCATCGCGATCCTGGGCATGGACGAGCTTTCGCCGGAAGACAAGCTGGCCGTGTCCCGTGCGCGGAAGATCCAGCGCTTCCTGTCGCAGCCGTTCAACGTCGCCGAAGTGTTCACCGGCTCGCCGGGCAAGATCGTCGCGTTGAAGGACACAATCAAGGGCTTCAAGATGATCGTCGACGGCGAGTGCGACGCGCTGCCGGAGCAGGCGTTCTACATGGTCGGCACGATCGAAGAAGCCTTCGAAAAAGCCAAGACCCTGCAGTAA
- a CDS encoding tripartite tricarboxylate transporter substrate binding protein, whose product MRVTTKGCLLTFLGLATTSVLAQDYPTRPIRIVVPTAAAGSPDVLARLLAERLRERWGQPVIIENRAGAGQIIGAEIVAKAPADGYTLLLPTGTYTTSVAIRTALPFDPARDLTGVAMVGQGPLMLVVHPSLPARSMKELIALAKARPGDLNYATAGTGSIIHFAAEALAVAAGIDITHVPYKSATPAVTDLVGGHVQMMIVSLPSVWPQVKAGRLRALALSTAKRSSFAPEMPIIAETVPGYEAGQWWGMLAPGKTPPDVVRKLNGELNRILASEDMRPRLADQGAEPVLMTPEAFTEYVRAEIAKWRRIAQDRNIKP is encoded by the coding sequence ATGCGCGTGACAACGAAAGGATGCCTGCTGACCTTCCTGGGGCTGGCGACGACGTCGGTGCTGGCCCAGGACTACCCCACAAGGCCGATCCGCATCGTGGTGCCTACTGCAGCGGCGGGCTCGCCCGACGTGCTGGCCCGCCTGCTCGCCGAGCGCCTGCGTGAGCGTTGGGGCCAGCCAGTCATCATCGAGAACCGCGCCGGCGCAGGCCAGATCATCGGCGCAGAGATCGTCGCCAAGGCGCCAGCCGATGGATACACGCTGCTGTTGCCTACCGGCACCTACACCACGAGTGTCGCGATCCGCACCGCGCTGCCGTTCGATCCGGCGCGTGACCTGACCGGCGTCGCGATGGTCGGGCAGGGGCCGCTGATGCTGGTGGTTCATCCTTCGCTGCCGGCGCGCAGCATGAAGGAACTCATCGCCCTGGCGAAGGCCCGCCCGGGTGATCTCAATTACGCCACTGCTGGCACGGGCAGCATCATCCATTTCGCCGCCGAGGCGCTGGCTGTCGCGGCCGGCATCGACATCACCCATGTACCGTACAAGAGCGCGACGCCGGCGGTGACCGACCTGGTCGGTGGTCATGTCCAGATGATGATCGTGAGCCTGCCCTCGGTCTGGCCGCAGGTGAAGGCTGGCCGGCTGCGCGCGCTCGCGCTGAGTACGGCAAAGCGGTCGTCGTTCGCACCCGAGATGCCGATCATCGCCGAAACCGTGCCGGGCTACGAGGCGGGCCAGTGGTGGGGCATGCTGGCCCCGGGCAAGACGCCGCCGGACGTGGTGCGCAAGCTCAACGGCGAACTCAACCGCATCCTCGCCTCGGAAGACATGCGTCCACGGTTGGCCGACCAGGGTGCCGAGCCGGTGCTGATGACGCCAGAAGCGTTCACCGAGTACGTGCGCGCCGAGATCGCCAAGTGGCGCAGGATCGCCCAGGATCGCAACATCAAGCCCTGA
- the atpE gene encoding F0F1 ATP synthase subunit C has product MTDVAFVALACGLIIGLGAIGACIGIGVMGGKYIEAAARQPELMNTLQTKMFLLAGLIDAAFLIGVGIAMMFAFANPFAG; this is encoded by the coding sequence ATGACTGACGTAGCCTTCGTAGCCCTCGCCTGCGGTTTGATCATCGGCCTCGGTGCCATCGGTGCCTGTATCGGCATCGGCGTCATGGGCGGCAAGTACATCGAAGCCGCAGCGCGCCAGCCCGAACTGATGAACACGCTGCAGACCAAGATGTTCCTGCTGGCTGGCCTGATCGACGCGGCGTTCCTGATCGGTGTCGGTATCGCGATGATGTTCGCGTTCGCCAACCCGTTCGCCGGCTGA
- a CDS encoding aldolase, which yields MQPGPSIPNPAKDRLLAGEVVLGMNVRIVRSGDIARIAKTTGHDFIFIDMQHSLYSVETIGHIAQVALAIGVTPMVRVRSVDDPDTSVLLDNGVTGIVFPDVSNADEARRAVARCRFPPVGRRSVGGGYPMFDYRPTSTADAVPVLDRAVLTVCMIETREGLENVEEIAAVDGFDVLHVGSNDLLAAIGLPGQFGCPQHLAALDRVIAAAKANGKIAGVGGDRNLARQVEFIKKGMRFVTTNSEIAFMLAEGTRVTTELRKALG from the coding sequence ATGCAACCAGGCCCGTCGATCCCCAACCCCGCGAAAGATCGCCTGCTCGCAGGCGAGGTCGTGCTCGGCATGAACGTGCGCATCGTGCGCTCGGGCGACATTGCCCGCATCGCGAAGACCACCGGCCACGACTTCATCTTCATCGACATGCAGCATTCGCTGTATTCGGTCGAGACCATCGGCCACATCGCGCAGGTCGCGCTCGCGATCGGCGTCACGCCGATGGTGCGCGTGCGCAGCGTCGATGACCCGGATACCTCGGTGCTGCTAGACAACGGCGTGACCGGTATCGTCTTTCCGGACGTCAGCAACGCCGACGAAGCCCGGCGTGCGGTCGCCCGCTGCCGCTTCCCGCCCGTCGGACGGCGTTCGGTCGGCGGTGGTTATCCCATGTTCGACTACCGCCCCACCTCCACCGCCGATGCGGTGCCGGTGCTCGACCGGGCGGTGCTCACCGTGTGCATGATCGAGACGCGCGAGGGGCTCGAGAATGTCGAGGAAATCGCCGCGGTCGATGGCTTCGACGTGCTGCACGTGGGCTCGAACGACCTGCTCGCGGCCATCGGCCTGCCTGGCCAGTTCGGCTGCCCGCAGCACCTCGCGGCACTCGATCGGGTGATCGCGGCCGCCAAGGCCAACGGCAAGATCGCCGGGGTCGGCGGCGACCGCAACCTCGCGCGCCAGGTCGAGTTCATCAAGAAGGGCATGCGCTTCGTGACCACCAACAGCGAGATCGCGTTCATGCTTGCCGAAGGCACGCGCGTCACCACCGAACTGCGCAAGGCGCTGGGCTGA
- the atpG gene encoding F0F1 ATP synthase subunit gamma yields the protein MAGSKEIRSKIKSVENTRKITKAMEMVAASKMRKAQDRMRAARPYAEKIRNIAAHLASANSEYKHPFLVAHGELKNVGFIVVTSDKGLCGGLNTNLLRQVLGRMRDNESRKVGIEATAIGNKGFGFLQRLGARIVSHVTGLGDTPRMDKLIGPVKIMLDKFAAGEIDAVYLCYNDFINTMKQEPKIEQLLPLSAEQMSADPAVDAAAGSTSLSWDYLYEPDAQAVLDELLTRYVEALVFQAIAENMASEQSARMVAMKSASDNAKKVIDELKLVYNKARQAAITKELSEIVSGAAAV from the coding sequence ATGGCAGGCTCCAAGGAAATCCGCAGCAAGATCAAGAGCGTCGAGAACACGCGCAAGATCACCAAGGCGATGGAGATGGTCGCTGCGAGCAAGATGCGCAAGGCGCAGGACCGCATGCGGGCCGCGCGCCCGTACGCCGAGAAGATCCGCAACATCGCCGCCCACCTCGCTTCGGCAAACTCCGAGTACAAGCACCCGTTCCTGGTGGCGCACGGTGAGCTGAAGAACGTCGGCTTCATCGTGGTCACTTCCGACAAGGGCCTGTGCGGCGGCCTGAACACCAACCTGCTGCGCCAGGTGCTGGGACGGATGCGCGACAACGAATCGCGCAAGGTCGGTATCGAAGCCACCGCCATCGGCAACAAGGGCTTTGGCTTCCTGCAGCGGCTGGGTGCGCGCATCGTGTCGCACGTGACCGGCCTGGGCGATACGCCGCGCATGGACAAGCTGATCGGCCCGGTCAAGATCATGCTCGACAAGTTCGCAGCGGGCGAGATCGACGCGGTCTACCTCTGCTACAACGACTTCATCAACACGATGAAGCAGGAGCCGAAGATCGAGCAGCTGCTGCCGCTGTCGGCCGAGCAGATGTCTGCCGACCCCGCCGTCGATGCAGCCGCCGGCAGCACGTCGCTGTCGTGGGATTACCTCTACGAGCCCGATGCGCAGGCCGTCCTCGACGAACTGCTCACGCGCTACGTCGAGGCGCTCGTGTTCCAGGCGATCGCCGAGAACATGGCGTCGGAGCAGAGTGCGCGCATGGTCGCGATGAAGTCCGCCAGCGACAACGCGAAGAAAGTGATCGACGAGCTGAAGCTCGTCTACAACAAGGCCCGCCAGGCGGCGATCACCAAAGAGCTGTCGGAGATCGTCTCCGGCGCCGCCGCCGTCTGA
- the atpB gene encoding F0F1 ATP synthase subunit A — MSAADHHYAPNATEYIVHHLAHWQTEKQKSIVDFSIINIDTLLFSLLCLALTLWMLRSAAKRATSGVPTKFQAAIEILVEMVEDQSKSIVHGNRAFIAPLALTVFVWIVMMNAIDLLPVDLLPKIAALFGYYGAGLNAHDVYLRPLPTADLNGTLGMSLGVLILMLYYGVKIKGLGGFIHELFCAPFGAHPLLWPANFLLNLIEYLAKMVSLGMRLFGNMYAGELLFFLIALMGGYAAMHATGLALALVHVIAGTGWLLFHILIVLLQAFIFMMLTLVYIGQAHEGH, encoded by the coding sequence ATGTCCGCCGCCGATCACCACTACGCGCCCAACGCGACCGAATACATCGTCCACCATCTGGCGCACTGGCAGACGGAAAAGCAGAAGTCGATCGTCGACTTCTCGATCATCAACATCGACACCCTGCTGTTCTCGCTGCTTTGCCTGGCTCTGACGCTGTGGATGCTGCGCTCGGCCGCGAAGCGCGCGACCAGCGGCGTCCCCACCAAGTTCCAGGCGGCGATCGAGATCCTCGTCGAGATGGTCGAAGACCAGAGCAAGTCGATCGTGCATGGCAACCGCGCCTTCATCGCGCCGCTCGCGCTGACCGTGTTCGTCTGGATCGTGATGATGAACGCGATCGACCTGCTCCCGGTCGACCTGCTGCCGAAGATCGCCGCACTGTTCGGTTACTACGGCGCCGGCCTCAATGCACACGATGTCTACCTGCGGCCGCTGCCGACCGCCGATCTGAACGGCACGCTCGGCATGTCGCTCGGCGTGCTGATCCTGATGCTCTACTACGGGGTCAAGATCAAGGGCCTCGGCGGCTTCATCCACGAACTGTTCTGCGCCCCGTTCGGCGCGCACCCCCTGCTCTGGCCAGCCAACTTCCTGCTGAACCTGATCGAGTACCTGGCCAAGATGGTGTCGCTCGGCATGCGGTTGTTCGGCAACATGTACGCCGGCGAACTGCTGTTCTTCCTGATCGCGCTGATGGGTGGCTACGCGGCGATGCACGCCACCGGCCTCGCGCTGGCGCTGGTCCACGTCATCGCCGGCACGGGCTGGCTGCTGTTCCACATCCTGATCGTGCTGCTGCAGGCCTTCATCTTCATGATGCTGACCCTCGTCTACATCGGGCAGGCGCACGAAGGCCACTGA
- a CDS encoding ParB/RepB/Spo0J family partition protein has protein sequence MAKPKGLGRGLDVLLGGGAMDAFDAPPKPGSEVEGTRELPIDALLPGKYQPRTRMDEAALAELAESIREQGILQPILVRPVGEGRYEIIAGERRWRASRLAGLTQVPVLVRTIPDESALAMALIENIQREDLNALEEAHGIQRLIDEFGMTHELAAKALGRSRTAVSNLLRLRALGAAVQELLYAGAIEMGHARALLGLDPAQQIALANRVAAQKLSVRETEREVARLNAPPGVPGGGGRRAAQDPDVARLQERLAQSLGTGVRLKVGPKHTGRMEIAWHSLEHLDELTRRLGLPPE, from the coding sequence ATGGCAAAACCCAAAGGACTCGGACGCGGCCTCGACGTGCTGCTCGGCGGTGGCGCGATGGACGCATTCGACGCGCCGCCGAAACCGGGCAGCGAGGTCGAGGGCACGCGCGAGCTGCCGATCGACGCGCTGCTGCCGGGCAAGTACCAGCCGCGCACCCGCATGGACGAGGCTGCGCTGGCGGAGCTCGCCGAGTCGATCCGCGAGCAGGGTATCCTGCAGCCGATCCTTGTACGACCGGTGGGCGAGGGCCGCTACGAGATCATCGCCGGTGAACGCCGCTGGCGCGCGTCGCGCCTGGCCGGGCTGACCCAGGTACCGGTGCTGGTCCGGACGATCCCGGACGAATCGGCGCTGGCCATGGCGCTGATCGAGAACATCCAGCGCGAAGACCTGAACGCGCTCGAGGAAGCGCACGGCATCCAGCGCCTGATCGACGAGTTCGGCATGACGCACGAACTGGCTGCCAAGGCCCTCGGCCGCTCGCGCACCGCGGTGTCGAACCTGCTGCGGCTGCGCGCGCTCGGTGCTGCGGTGCAAGAACTCCTCTATGCCGGCGCGATCGAGATGGGCCATGCACGCGCCCTGCTGGGGCTGGATCCCGCGCAGCAGATCGCGCTCGCCAATCGGGTCGCCGCGCAGAAACTTTCAGTTCGCGAGACCGAACGGGAAGTCGCGCGCCTGAACGCACCGCCAGGGGTGCCGGGGGGCGGGGGGCGGCGTGCCGCCCAGGATCCGGATGTCGCGCGCCTGCAGGAACGGCTCGCCCAGTCGCTCGGCACCGGCGTCCGCCTGAAGGTGGGGCCGAAGCATACGGGTCGGATGGAGATCGCCTGGCACTCGCTGGAACACCTGGACGAACTGACCCGGCGGCTCGGCCTGCCGCCCGAATGA
- a CDS encoding F0F1 ATP synthase subunit delta, protein MAEISTVARPYAEAAFKLAQESGSVPAWADLVGSLGSITADPQVSSRLSDPGLQPARLADFFASLVPGGLPAEAKNFVLMLAENGRVELLPEIAAQFHALRNAAEGRADLVIESAFPLEGAALADLVASLEKKFARQLNYRVVIVPELIGGVRVTVGDEVLDASVRGRLAQMATALQS, encoded by the coding sequence ATGGCCGAGATCTCCACCGTCGCCCGTCCCTACGCCGAAGCTGCGTTCAAGCTGGCCCAGGAGTCCGGTTCCGTCCCGGCATGGGCCGACCTGGTCGGCAGCCTCGGTTCGATCACCGCCGATCCGCAGGTGTCGAGCCGGCTGAGCGACCCGGGTCTGCAGCCGGCCCGGCTCGCCGATTTCTTCGCCAGCCTCGTACCGGGTGGCCTGCCCGCCGAGGCGAAGAACTTCGTGCTGATGCTGGCCGAGAACGGCCGCGTCGAACTGCTGCCGGAGATCGCGGCTCAGTTCCATGCGCTGCGCAACGCGGCCGAAGGCCGCGCCGACCTGGTGATCGAATCGGCCTTCCCGCTGGAAGGCGCCGCGCTCGCGGATCTGGTCGCCAGCCTCGAGAAGAAATTCGCGCGCCAACTCAACTATCGCGTGGTGATCGTCCCCGAGCTCATCGGCGGGGTCCGTGTCACCGTCGGCGACGAAGTGCTGGACGCTTCGGTGCGCGGCCGTCTCGCGCAGATGGCCACCGCCCTTCAATCCTAG